Proteins from one Streptosporangium becharense genomic window:
- a CDS encoding alpha/beta fold hydrolase: MELAFERRGTGSPLVLLHGIGHHWQAWSPVIDRLAAERDVIAVDFPGFGASPPLPPGTPYTAETLADAVESFCAMLGLQAPHVAGNSLGGYVALELAARGAVRTATALSPAGFWNRTELAYARAVLRAARASVRAVPPERAHVAAEHPSGRILSAGLLVAHPSRLPPQALLAALRALRDARGFDATLESLAWLMPPAPPKVPITIAWGRHDRLLLRRQAVRAARWSGQRVKLLAGCGHVPMTDDPELVASVLLEASA; this comes from the coding sequence ATGGAGCTGGCCTTCGAACGCCGCGGAACGGGGTCCCCCCTGGTCCTGCTGCACGGAATCGGACACCACTGGCAGGCGTGGTCACCGGTGATCGACCGTCTCGCCGCCGAGCGGGACGTGATCGCCGTCGACTTCCCGGGGTTCGGCGCCTCGCCGCCGCTGCCCCCCGGGACGCCGTACACGGCGGAGACCCTCGCCGACGCGGTCGAGTCCTTCTGCGCCATGCTCGGGCTGCAGGCCCCCCACGTGGCGGGCAACTCGCTGGGGGGCTACGTCGCCCTCGAACTGGCGGCCCGGGGGGCGGTCCGCACCGCCACCGCGCTCTCGCCCGCCGGGTTCTGGAACCGGACGGAACTCGCGTACGCGCGAGCCGTCCTGCGCGCGGCCCGGGCGTCGGTCCGGGCCGTCCCGCCTGAGCGTGCCCACGTGGCCGCGGAGCACCCGTCCGGCCGGATCCTCTCCGCCGGTCTGCTGGTGGCCCACCCCTCCCGGCTTCCCCCGCAGGCGCTGCTCGCGGCCCTACGGGCGCTGCGGGACGCTCGCGGGTTCGACGCCACCCTGGAGTCGCTCGCCTGGCTGATGCCGCCCGCCCCGCCGAAGGTGCCCATCACGATCGCCTGGGGCCGGCACGACCGGCTGCTGTTGCGGCGGCAGGCCGTGCGGGCCGCGAGATGGTCGGGGCAGCGGGTGAAGCTGCTCGCGGGCTGCGGTCACGTGCCCATGACCGACGACCCGGAGCTGGTGGCGTCCGTGCTGCTGGAGGCGTCCGCGTAG
- a CDS encoding ATP-binding SpoIIE family protein phosphatase produces MKRWGDVSQDSADHLTAGSVLDQAEMAVVVTDRFSNLLYWNPFAERLFGRPGTSGPRDRSLSLGIMEKDHPLAVELSKHVLKGGVWEGTFDVRRGDGTIIYVRAQAVPLRHPSGSVTGIVITAREAMRSNEREKDRFGLLERIGERLAGSLYVEETLKRVAEMLVPQFADHCFIELVEGDRLVRRVSTHVQGWSPPPDTWAPVGAEIRYPTGHYADIALRRQETILVEDFSQTSYPSPGEANTRLAAEIGMTSAIVAPLSVRGETLGLMYLGLSNLTDRRSPHYDAFDRDFVGAIATRVALAVDNALLFEEERHTAESFQKHLLPRALPQLDGLEIAVRYYPAAPLASHGQGIQTQVGGDWYDVIPLSAGRVGIVIGDVEGRGAKAAAVMGQLRAALRAFAQDDKPPAEILARLDEWTRIIATPEQDDSGADVSVPPIVTCQYLVYDAWSRQLSFANAGHAPPLLLIGETCTELDIHEVGQPLGVRAKGLPADLVYKEETRTLPPGAALLLYTDGLVDRRPLREAGGRTSGLEETLAVLCDKLVRIGDTSVEGIADAAIAAVPGEIDDDTALLVVRSAPENLDVQERTFPAQPIMVGEARRMASEAFADWNVPEERAELACLLVSEVVTNVVLHAASASVPRRELTMDGPPLAFDESWDIPGFEDEVVNEKEFTLRLRRGGESVWVEVFDQDLRLPRIRSAGENDEGGRGLYLVDQLARRWGSRPTKEGKAVWFEIPTKSR; encoded by the coding sequence ATGAAGCGGTGGGGGGATGTTTCCCAAGACTCCGCCGACCACCTCACAGCCGGTTCCGTTCTGGACCAGGCCGAGATGGCGGTGGTCGTCACCGACCGGTTCAGCAACCTCCTCTACTGGAATCCGTTCGCCGAGAGGCTGTTCGGGCGTCCCGGAACGTCCGGGCCCCGCGACCGGTCCCTCTCCCTCGGCATCATGGAGAAGGACCACCCGCTGGCGGTCGAGCTCTCCAAGCACGTGCTCAAGGGCGGAGTCTGGGAGGGCACGTTCGACGTCAGGCGCGGAGACGGGACGATCATCTACGTCCGTGCCCAGGCCGTGCCGCTGCGCCACCCCTCCGGATCGGTGACGGGCATCGTCATCACCGCCCGCGAGGCGATGCGCAGCAACGAGCGGGAGAAGGACCGCTTCGGCCTCCTGGAGCGGATCGGCGAGCGGCTCGCCGGGTCCCTCTACGTCGAGGAGACGCTCAAACGCGTCGCGGAGATGCTGGTCCCGCAGTTCGCCGACCACTGCTTCATCGAGCTGGTGGAGGGTGACCGGCTGGTGCGCAGGGTCTCCACCCACGTCCAGGGCTGGAGCCCGCCGCCCGACACCTGGGCGCCGGTCGGCGCGGAGATCCGCTACCCGACGGGGCACTACGCCGACATCGCGCTGCGCCGCCAGGAGACGATCCTGGTCGAGGACTTCTCGCAGACCAGCTACCCCAGTCCCGGTGAGGCCAACACCCGTCTCGCCGCCGAGATCGGCATGACCTCGGCCATCGTCGCGCCGCTGAGCGTGCGGGGCGAGACCCTGGGGCTGATGTATCTGGGGCTGTCCAACCTGACCGACCGGCGCAGCCCGCACTACGACGCCTTCGACCGCGACTTCGTGGGGGCCATCGCCACCCGGGTCGCCCTGGCCGTCGACAACGCGCTGCTGTTCGAGGAGGAGCGGCACACCGCCGAGTCCTTCCAGAAGCACCTGCTTCCCCGCGCGCTGCCGCAGCTCGACGGGCTGGAGATCGCGGTCCGCTACTACCCGGCGGCGCCCCTGGCCAGCCACGGGCAGGGCATCCAGACCCAGGTCGGCGGCGACTGGTACGACGTCATCCCGCTCTCGGCGGGCCGGGTCGGCATCGTCATCGGCGACGTCGAGGGCCGCGGCGCCAAGGCGGCGGCCGTCATGGGGCAACTGCGCGCCGCCCTGCGGGCCTTCGCCCAGGACGACAAGCCGCCCGCGGAGATCCTCGCCAGGCTCGACGAGTGGACGCGCATCATCGCCACCCCCGAGCAGGACGACAGCGGCGCCGACGTCAGCGTCCCGCCCATCGTCACCTGCCAGTACCTGGTGTACGACGCCTGGTCGCGGCAGCTGTCCTTCGCCAACGCCGGCCACGCCCCGCCGCTGCTGCTCATCGGCGAGACCTGCACCGAGCTCGACATCCACGAGGTCGGCCAGCCGCTCGGCGTGCGGGCCAAGGGTCTTCCCGCGGACCTGGTCTACAAGGAGGAGACCCGGACGCTTCCCCCCGGGGCCGCGCTGCTGCTGTACACCGACGGGCTCGTCGACCGTCGGCCGCTCCGCGAGGCCGGAGGCAGGACGTCCGGTCTGGAGGAGACCCTCGCGGTTCTCTGCGACAAGCTCGTCCGGATCGGCGACACCTCCGTGGAGGGCATCGCCGACGCCGCGATCGCCGCGGTGCCCGGTGAGATCGACGACGACACGGCCCTCCTGGTGGTCCGCTCCGCGCCGGAGAACCTGGACGTCCAGGAACGCACCTTCCCGGCTCAGCCGATCATGGTGGGTGAGGCCCGCCGGATGGCGTCGGAGGCGTTCGCCGACTGGAACGTCCCCGAGGAGCGCGCCGAGCTCGCCTGCCTGCTCGTCTCCGAGGTGGTGACCAACGTCGTGCTGCACGCCGCCAGCGCCAGCGTCCCGCGCCGGGAGCTGACGATGGACGGCCCCCCTCTGGCGTTCGACGAGTCGTGGGACATCCCCGGTTTCGAGGACGAGGTCGTCAACGAGAAGGAGTTCACCCTCCGCCTCCGCCGCGGCGGCGAGTCCGTCTGGGTCGAGGTCTTCGACCAGGACCTGCGGCTGCCCCGCATCCGCAGCGCCGGTGAGAACGACGAGGGTGGCCGCGGTCTCTATCTCGTCGACCAGCTCGCCAGGCGCTGGGGCTCGCGTCCCACCAAGGAGGGCAAGGCCGTCTGGTTCGAGATCCCCACCAAGTCGCGCTGA
- a CDS encoding metal-dependent transcriptional regulator, with amino-acid sequence MTAHGLIDTTEMYLRTIFELEEEGIVPLRARIAERLQQSGPTVSQTVARMERDGLVRVEGDRHLTMTDLGRTLATRVMRKHRLAECLLTQVIGLPWEEVHIEACRWEHVMSESVEARLVSLLNHPTQDPHGNPIPGLEELGVPGVSDGHYESLPSMAALAGPRDIPAVVRRISEQVQSDPAVMLKLKQVGIQPGREVTLATSDDGVRVTGDDEADNSPAVLPRDIAAHVFVSTR; translated from the coding sequence TTGACCGCACACGGCCTTATCGACACCACGGAGATGTACCTTCGTACGATCTTCGAGCTCGAAGAGGAGGGCATCGTCCCCCTGCGCGCGCGTATCGCCGAGAGGCTGCAGCAGAGCGGTCCCACCGTCAGCCAGACGGTCGCCCGCATGGAACGCGACGGTCTGGTCCGCGTCGAGGGCGACCGCCACCTGACCATGACCGACCTGGGCCGCACGCTCGCCACCCGCGTCATGCGCAAGCACCGTCTCGCCGAGTGCCTCCTCACCCAGGTCATCGGCCTCCCCTGGGAGGAGGTGCACATCGAGGCGTGCCGCTGGGAGCACGTCATGTCCGAGTCGGTGGAGGCGCGGCTGGTCAGCCTGCTCAACCACCCCACCCAGGATCCGCACGGCAACCCGATTCCGGGGCTGGAGGAGCTGGGCGTCCCCGGCGTGTCCGACGGCCACTACGAGTCGCTGCCGTCGATGGCCGCTCTGGCGGGACCCAGAGATATACCCGCTGTCGTGCGGCGAATTAGCGAACAAGTGCAAAGCGATCCGGCTGTGATGCTTAAACTCAAGCAAGTTGGGATACAACCCGGACGCGAGGTAACGCTCGCGACGAGCGACGACGGTGTGCGGGTGACAGGTGACGACGAAGCGGACAACTCCCCAGCGGTTCTGCCGCGGGACATCGCCGCGCACGTCTTCGTCTCCACGCGCTGA
- a CDS encoding MFS transporter yields MGFGDFVRRHAADTRPLGIPAYRRLWAGQGVSFIGFQLTSVAGSAQLYAITKSSFWVGMLGPANLIPLVVFGLWGGAVADAVDRRKLLMIGAVIAWAATLALLVQAALGATNVGLLLATVAVHATGFAITGPTRGAIIPRLVPGDLVPAANTLNFLASSLGTVVGPLLGGVVLARGGFAVAYLIDAVLFGAGFYAAVRLPRLEPLGETARPGLRSVVDGLRYVAGHPVVLMSFAVDVIAMAFALPRALFPEIVDERFAGSPVAFGWLSASIAIGSLLGGLLSGWVGRVRRQGLALTYVIAAWGLSVAAAGLVDQLWLMVALLAFGGAADLVSAVWRQTILQTHAPDDMRGRMQGVFTVVVAGGPRLGDLRAGVTASWFGATGAWVGGGLACAVAVLAVGLAVPAFRAYRPAVRSL; encoded by the coding sequence GTGGGCTTCGGGGACTTCGTGCGGAGGCACGCGGCCGACACGCGTCCGCTCGGCATCCCCGCCTACCGGCGGCTCTGGGCGGGGCAGGGCGTGTCGTTCATCGGCTTCCAGCTCACCTCGGTCGCGGGCAGCGCGCAGCTCTACGCGATCACCAAGTCGTCCTTCTGGGTCGGCATGCTCGGCCCGGCCAACCTCATCCCCCTGGTCGTCTTCGGGCTCTGGGGCGGAGCCGTCGCCGACGCGGTCGACCGGCGCAAGCTGCTCATGATCGGTGCGGTGATCGCCTGGGCGGCGACGCTCGCGCTCCTGGTCCAGGCCGCGCTGGGCGCCACGAACGTCGGCCTGCTGCTGGCCACCGTGGCCGTGCACGCCACGGGCTTCGCCATCACCGGGCCGACCAGAGGCGCGATCATCCCCAGGCTCGTCCCCGGCGACCTGGTCCCGGCCGCCAACACGCTCAACTTCCTGGCGAGCAGTCTCGGCACCGTGGTGGGGCCGCTGCTGGGCGGGGTCGTGCTCGCCCGGGGCGGCTTCGCCGTGGCGTACCTGATCGACGCCGTGCTCTTCGGTGCGGGCTTCTACGCCGCGGTACGGCTGCCGAGACTGGAACCGCTCGGCGAGACGGCCCGGCCCGGCCTGCGGTCGGTGGTGGACGGCCTGCGCTACGTCGCCGGACACCCGGTCGTGCTGATGTCGTTCGCCGTGGACGTCATCGCCATGGCGTTCGCGCTGCCCAGGGCGTTGTTCCCGGAGATCGTCGACGAGCGGTTCGCCGGTTCGCCGGTCGCGTTCGGCTGGCTGTCGGCGAGCATCGCCATCGGCTCGCTGCTCGGCGGCCTGCTGTCGGGGTGGGTGGGCCGGGTCCGGCGCCAGGGCCTGGCGCTCACCTACGTCATCGCCGCCTGGGGGCTCTCCGTGGCCGCCGCCGGGCTCGTCGACCAGCTCTGGCTGATGGTCGCGCTGCTGGCGTTCGGCGGGGCCGCCGACCTGGTCTCCGCTGTCTGGCGGCAGACGATCCTGCAGACCCACGCGCCGGACGACATGCGGGGGAGGATGCAGGGCGTGTTCACGGTGGTCGTCGCCGGAGGGCCCCGGCTGGGGGACCTGCGGGCCGGGGTCACCGCCTCGTGGTTCGGCGCCACCGGGGCGTGGGTGGGCGGCGGGCTCGCCTGCGCGGTGGCGGTGCTCGCGGTGGGGCTCGCCGTACCGGCGTTCCGGGCGTACCGCCCCGCCGTCAGGAGTCTGTGA
- the pdxH gene encoding pyridoxamine 5'-phosphate oxidase, whose protein sequence is MDATSRPPSLAGLRRTYEGLPLREADLAPDPVSQFALWFGEAVDAGLPEPNAAVLATASAGGRPTARTVLLKGYDENGFVFYTNYESRKGRDLAENPRAALLFPWHSIRRQVRVEGSVVRLPREESAAYFRSRPYGSRIGAWASRQSAVVHSREELDARYEELSARWPDDPPVPDFWGGFRVVPAEVEFWQGRTDRMHDRLRYRRSGSSWVIERLAP, encoded by the coding sequence GTGGATGCCACATCGCGACCGCCTTCGCTGGCGGGACTCCGCCGCACGTACGAAGGGCTGCCCCTGCGGGAGGCAGACCTCGCCCCCGACCCCGTGTCACAGTTCGCCCTCTGGTTCGGCGAGGCCGTGGACGCCGGACTTCCGGAACCGAACGCGGCCGTGCTCGCGACCGCCTCGGCGGGCGGCCGGCCCACGGCCAGGACCGTTCTGCTGAAGGGGTACGACGAGAACGGGTTCGTCTTCTACACCAACTACGAGTCGCGCAAGGGCCGTGACCTCGCGGAGAACCCGCGCGCCGCCCTGCTGTTCCCCTGGCACTCCATCCGCCGTCAGGTCCGGGTGGAGGGGTCGGTGGTGCGGTTGCCGCGCGAGGAGTCGGCCGCCTACTTCAGGTCCCGTCCGTACGGGTCCAGGATCGGGGCCTGGGCCTCGCGGCAGTCGGCGGTCGTGCACTCCCGGGAGGAGCTGGACGCCCGTTACGAGGAGCTGTCGGCCCGCTGGCCGGACGATCCGCCGGTTCCCGACTTCTGGGGCGGGTTCCGGGTGGTGCCCGCCGAGGTGGAGTTCTGGCAGGGCCGCACCGACCGTATGCATGATCGTCTCCGTTACCGCCGCTCGGGCTCCTCCTGGGTCATCGAACGCCTCGCCCCCTGA
- a CDS encoding citrate synthase 2 gives MSDFKPGLEGVVAFETEIAEPDKEGGALRYRGVDIEELVGRVSFGHVWGLLVDNKFQPGLPPAEPYPIPVHSGDIRVDVQSALAILAPAYGFRPLLDIDDDQARADLARASVTALSFVAQSARGLGKPMVPQSEVDKGQSIVERFMIRWQGEPDPKHVKAIDAYWTSAAEHGMNASTFTARVIASTGADVAAALSGAVGAMSGPLHGGAPARVLHMIEGVEQVGDAKKYVQSELDKGQRLMGFGHRVYRAEDPRARVLRRTAKELDAPRYEVAAALEKAALEELHARKPDRVLATNVEYWAAVILDFAQVPSSMFTSMFTCARTAGWAAHILEQKRTGRLVRPSANYVGPSQRSVNDVPGAAEVVGAL, from the coding sequence ATGTCCGACTTCAAACCCGGGCTCGAGGGCGTAGTGGCCTTCGAGACGGAGATCGCGGAACCGGACAAAGAAGGGGGCGCCCTGCGGTACCGGGGCGTCGACATCGAAGAGCTGGTCGGCCGCGTCTCCTTCGGACACGTGTGGGGCCTGCTCGTCGACAACAAGTTCCAGCCGGGGCTCCCCCCGGCCGAGCCTTACCCCATTCCTGTCCACTCCGGTGACATCCGCGTCGACGTGCAGAGCGCCCTGGCCATCCTGGCCCCCGCGTACGGCTTCAGGCCGCTGCTCGACATCGACGACGACCAGGCCCGCGCGGACCTGGCCAGGGCCAGCGTCACGGCGCTGAGCTTCGTCGCCCAGTCCGCCCGCGGGCTCGGCAAGCCGATGGTCCCCCAGAGCGAGGTCGACAAGGGGCAGAGCATCGTCGAGCGGTTCATGATCCGCTGGCAGGGCGAGCCCGACCCCAAGCACGTCAAGGCCATTGACGCCTACTGGACCTCCGCGGCCGAGCACGGCATGAACGCCTCCACGTTCACCGCCCGTGTCATCGCCTCCACCGGCGCCGACGTGGCCGCGGCGCTGAGCGGCGCGGTCGGCGCGATGTCCGGTCCGCTGCACGGCGGCGCCCCCGCCCGCGTGCTGCACATGATCGAGGGTGTCGAGCAGGTCGGCGACGCCAAGAAGTACGTCCAGTCGGAGCTCGACAAGGGCCAGCGCCTGATGGGCTTCGGCCACCGCGTCTACCGGGCCGAGGACCCCCGGGCGCGCGTGCTCCGCCGCACCGCCAAGGAGCTCGACGCTCCGCGCTACGAGGTGGCCGCGGCGCTGGAGAAGGCCGCCCTGGAGGAGCTGCACGCCCGCAAGCCCGACCGGGTGCTCGCCACCAACGTCGAGTACTGGGCCGCGGTCATCCTGGACTTCGCCCAGGTTCCCTCGTCCATGTTCACCTCGATGTTCACCTGCGCACGCACCGCGGGCTGGGCCGCCCACATCCTGGAGCAGAAGCGCACGGGCAGGCTGGTCCGCCCCAGCGCCAACTACGTGGGTCCGTCGCAGCGCTCGGTGAACGACGTTCCCGGGGCCGCCGAGGTCGTCGGCGCCCTCTGA
- the serC gene encoding phosphoserine transaminase yields MADIVIPSDIKPADGRFGCGPSKVRPEQLAALAASGSSVMGTSHRQKPVKSLVGRVRAGLSELFSLPEGYEVVLGNGGTTAFWDIAAFGLIRDRSQHLHFGEFSSKFASVAAKAPWLGDPSVITSEVGSHPEARTEEGVDVYALTHNETSTGVAMPIRRVGQEGSLVLVDATSGAGGLPVEASEFDVYYFAPQKSFASDGGLWIALMSPAALARVDEIASSGRYIPEFFSLPVAIDNSSKDQTYNTPAVATLFLLADQIEWMNGNGGLAWTTARSAESARRLYTWAEKTSYTTPFAGPEFRSNVVGTIDFADGVDASAVAKVLRANGIVDTEPYRKLGRNQLRVAMFPAIDPDDIEALTTCIDHVVERL; encoded by the coding sequence GTGGCTGACATCGTGATTCCCTCTGACATCAAGCCCGCCGACGGCCGTTTCGGCTGCGGGCCCTCGAAGGTGCGCCCCGAGCAGCTCGCGGCTCTCGCGGCCTCCGGATCCAGCGTGATGGGCACCTCCCACCGCCAGAAGCCGGTCAAGTCGCTCGTCGGACGCGTCCGTGCGGGGCTGTCGGAGCTGTTCTCCCTTCCCGAGGGGTACGAGGTCGTCCTCGGCAACGGCGGCACGACCGCGTTCTGGGACATCGCCGCCTTCGGGCTCATCCGTGACAGGTCGCAGCACCTGCACTTCGGCGAGTTCTCCTCCAAGTTCGCCTCCGTGGCGGCGAAGGCCCCGTGGCTGGGCGACCCGAGCGTCATCACGTCGGAGGTCGGCAGCCACCCCGAGGCCCGCACCGAGGAGGGCGTCGACGTCTACGCCCTCACCCACAACGAGACCTCCACCGGTGTCGCCATGCCCATCAGGCGTGTCGGCCAGGAGGGCTCCCTCGTGCTCGTCGACGCCACCTCCGGCGCCGGCGGCCTGCCCGTCGAGGCGAGCGAGTTCGATGTGTACTACTTCGCCCCGCAGAAGAGCTTCGCCTCCGACGGCGGCCTGTGGATCGCCCTCATGTCGCCGGCCGCGCTGGCCCGGGTGGACGAGATCGCCTCCAGCGGCCGTTACATCCCCGAGTTCTTCAGCCTGCCGGTGGCGATCGACAACTCGTCCAAGGACCAGACCTACAACACCCCGGCCGTCGCCACGCTCTTCCTGCTCGCCGACCAGATCGAGTGGATGAACGGCAACGGCGGCCTGGCCTGGACGACCGCCCGCTCGGCCGAGTCGGCCCGGCGCCTCTACACGTGGGCGGAGAAGACCTCCTACACCACCCCGTTCGCCGGACCGGAGTTCCGCTCCAACGTGGTCGGCACGATCGACTTCGCCGACGGGGTGGACGCCTCCGCGGTCGCCAAGGTCCTGCGCGCCAACGGCATCGTCGACACCGAGCCCTACCGCAAACTCGGCCGCAACCAGCTTCGCGTCGCGATGTTCCCGGCCATCGACCCCGACGACATCGAGGCTCTGACCACCTGCATCGACCACGTGGTCGAGCGCCTCTAG
- a CDS encoding BlaI/MecI/CopY family transcriptional regulator, which translates to MNLGSLERAIMDVLWGCKEPLLVRQVQDMLNDGAERPLAYTTVQTVAERLVRKGLLQRAPSRNAFRYTASHSRDEHVAGLMLDALAGSPDRAPVLSRFAERVDPDDALRLLHELARRAGERAHAQNQGTAVLP; encoded by the coding sequence CTGGGATCCCTGGAACGCGCGATCATGGATGTGCTGTGGGGTTGCAAGGAACCACTGCTGGTCCGCCAGGTGCAGGACATGCTCAACGACGGGGCCGAACGCCCGCTGGCGTACACCACGGTGCAGACCGTCGCCGAGCGGCTCGTCAGGAAAGGACTGCTCCAGCGGGCGCCCTCGCGCAACGCCTTCCGCTACACCGCCAGCCACTCGCGGGACGAGCACGTCGCCGGGTTGATGCTGGACGCCCTGGCCGGCAGCCCCGACCGGGCCCCGGTGCTCTCGCGCTTCGCCGAGAGGGTGGACCCGGACGACGCGTTGCGCCTGCTGCACGAGCTCGCCCGGCGCGCGGGGGAACGGGCCCACGCCCAGAACCAGGGCACCGCGGTGCTGCCCTAG